A genomic segment from Nitrospira sp. encodes:
- a CDS encoding Cobalt-precorrin-8 methylmutase yields MNDMRQMTSLGRSIEDGSFAVIDEEAGMHEFEPSQWQIVRRVIHATADFEFKTLMRFHPDAVRAGVEALRSGCPVLVDVKMIAAGLNEQRLSAYGCAVHSFISDDDVIAAAKANNSTRAIESMKKAHRLNLLTGAIVAIGNAPTALLEVARLVREEGAHPALVIGVPVGFVSAAESKEVTLAMPSPFIVASGRKGGSPIAVAIIHALLLLSAEER; encoded by the coding sequence ATGAACGACATGCGTCAAATGACCTCGCTGGGCCGCAGTATCGAAGACGGCAGCTTTGCCGTCATCGATGAGGAGGCAGGGATGCATGAGTTTGAGCCGTCCCAATGGCAAATCGTTCGCCGCGTCATCCACGCGACGGCAGATTTCGAATTCAAGACGTTGATGCGCTTCCATCCCGATGCGGTGCGCGCCGGGGTGGAGGCGCTTCGATCTGGTTGTCCGGTGTTGGTGGACGTCAAAATGATCGCCGCGGGCCTCAATGAACAGCGGTTGTCCGCCTATGGCTGCGCCGTGCATTCATTCATTTCCGATGACGATGTCATTGCGGCGGCAAAGGCCAACAACTCGACCCGCGCGATCGAATCGATGAAGAAGGCGCATCGGCTGAATCTCCTGACAGGAGCGATCGTGGCGATCGGCAATGCGCCGACGGCGTTGCTTGAGGTGGCGCGTCTGGTCCGCGAAGAAGGGGCGCATCCCGCGTTGGTCATCGGCGTACCGGTGGGCTTTGTCTCGGCTGCTGAATCGAAAGAGGTCACCCTGGCCATGCCGTCGCCGTTCATTGTGGCGAGCGGTCGCAAGGGGGGCAGCCCGATCGCGGTGGCGATCATTCATGCCCTGTTGTTGTTGTCCGCGGAGGAGCGGTGA
- a CDS encoding Cobalt-precorrin-5B (C1)-methyltransferase, with the protein MAASGSPEYRKGLRTGYTTGACAAAAAKAATRVLVTGALLSDIETTLPNRTRARFALARCELVGSRAICSIIKDAGDDPDCTNGAELIAEVELRMEPGIEIRGGSGVATVTKAGLGLEVGGPAINPVPRRNMTEMVLEELTASPYGGAVVTITVPGGEEMAKNTTNARLGLVGGISILGTTGIVRPYSTAAFKASVMQEIEVAAANGLRELVLTTGGKSEQYAMALHAHLPEQSFIQVGDFIGVGVKHCARRDISRVIIVGMMGKLSKMAAGKMQTHAAGSEVDMEFLSSLAADLGASQELIAGIRQANTARHVLELCREAGLVGITSRICLKVMEHCSRHAGGTLPIQVCLVDFSGALLGRYPEAAE; encoded by the coding sequence ATGGCTGCGAGCGGGTCACCGGAATACCGAAAGGGGCTGCGCACAGGCTATACGACCGGCGCCTGTGCGGCAGCCGCGGCCAAGGCCGCGACACGCGTGCTCGTCACCGGTGCGTTGCTGTCCGACATCGAGACGACACTTCCGAATCGAACGAGAGCCAGATTCGCACTCGCGCGTTGCGAGTTGGTGGGGTCGCGGGCGATCTGCAGCATCATCAAGGATGCCGGTGACGACCCAGACTGTACGAACGGTGCTGAATTGATCGCCGAAGTCGAACTGCGGATGGAGCCCGGTATCGAGATCAGGGGCGGATCCGGTGTGGCCACGGTCACGAAGGCCGGCTTGGGGCTTGAGGTCGGAGGTCCTGCCATCAATCCTGTGCCGCGACGGAATATGACGGAGATGGTGCTAGAAGAATTAACGGCCTCGCCCTACGGCGGCGCCGTTGTGACGATCACGGTACCGGGCGGCGAGGAGATGGCCAAGAACACCACCAATGCGCGCCTCGGCCTTGTGGGCGGCATTTCCATTCTCGGCACAACGGGCATTGTAAGGCCTTACTCCACGGCAGCGTTTAAGGCGAGCGTCATGCAAGAGATCGAAGTGGCGGCGGCGAATGGATTGCGCGAACTGGTGTTGACCACCGGCGGGAAATCGGAGCAGTACGCGATGGCGCTGCATGCGCACTTGCCGGAACAATCATTCATTCAGGTCGGCGATTTCATCGGCGTGGGTGTGAAGCATTGCGCGAGGCGAGACATCTCACGGGTCATCATCGTGGGCATGATGGGAAAGTTATCAAAAATGGCGGCGGGGAAGATGCAGACCCATGCCGCCGGTTCGGAAGTAGACATGGAGTTTCTTTCGTCGCTGGCAGCCGATCTGGGCGCTTCACAAGAATTGATCGCCGGCATCAGACAGGCCAATACCGCACGGCATGTGTTGGAACTCTGCCGTGAAGCAGGGTTGGTCGGCATTACGTCGCGCATCTGCCTAAAAGTCATGGAGCATTGTTCGCGCCATGCCGGCGGCACGTTGCCGATACAGGTGTGCCTGGTCGACTTCAGCGGTGCGTTGCTGGGCCGCTATCCGGAGGCTGCCGAATGA
- a CDS encoding sirohydrochlorin cobaltochelatase CbiX codes for MSIGLLIVGHGSRDTNSNVEFETCVAAYRSARPDLIVAQGYVELAQPSLATALRDLAQQTDTVVVLPLFLFAAGHVKNDIPLALAQARNEFPATCFTVTRALGVHPQLVDLAFERARAQVEEARDASKTAVIVVGRGSSDPDANADFCKVVRLFAEGRGFGWVLPSFVGIAKPLFEETAELVARARPDRIVVVPYFLFGGRLISKIHEQVSGFRMRYPWIKTELAPYLGADDRLFQVMDERVQETVEGSRPLPCDTCQYRVPVSAVTEKVGGIKALLWSLRHSFTHAQTMPHVHAHRPLAKHVLVCVNADCADRGSVTLIATLRRLLKAAGRESDIKVTRTLCMGRCGEGPTVAVYPDGIWYRGVQETDARELVDEHLLRDRLVGRLVDNIMQ; via the coding sequence ATGAGCATCGGACTGCTCATCGTCGGACATGGGAGCCGGGATACGAACTCGAACGTCGAATTCGAGACGTGTGTGGCGGCGTATCGATCGGCACGTCCGGACCTGATCGTGGCACAGGGCTATGTCGAGTTGGCCCAGCCTTCTCTGGCCACGGCGCTCCGCGATCTGGCGCAGCAGACCGATACCGTCGTGGTGCTCCCGCTGTTCCTCTTTGCAGCCGGCCACGTCAAGAACGATATCCCACTGGCGCTCGCTCAGGCACGAAACGAATTTCCTGCTACCTGTTTTACGGTGACACGGGCATTGGGCGTCCACCCCCAGCTTGTGGATTTGGCGTTTGAGCGTGCGAGGGCGCAGGTGGAAGAAGCTCGGGACGCCTCGAAGACCGCCGTCATCGTGGTCGGCCGCGGATCGAGTGATCCGGATGCCAACGCCGATTTCTGTAAAGTCGTTCGCCTGTTCGCGGAAGGACGCGGCTTCGGATGGGTCTTGCCGAGCTTCGTCGGCATCGCGAAACCCCTCTTTGAGGAAACGGCGGAACTCGTCGCGCGTGCGCGCCCCGATCGCATCGTGGTCGTTCCGTATTTCCTCTTCGGGGGGCGGTTGATCAGTAAGATCCACGAGCAGGTGTCTGGTTTTCGAATGCGGTATCCCTGGATCAAGACCGAACTTGCACCATACCTGGGCGCCGATGACCGTCTCTTTCAGGTCATGGACGAACGGGTGCAGGAAACGGTCGAGGGGAGCCGTCCTTTGCCGTGCGATACCTGTCAGTACCGTGTACCGGTCTCTGCCGTGACCGAGAAGGTCGGCGGCATCAAGGCATTGCTATGGAGTCTGCGGCATTCATTCACCCATGCGCAGACGATGCCGCATGTGCACGCCCATCGTCCGCTCGCAAAGCACGTACTGGTCTGCGTGAATGCAGACTGTGCCGATCGCGGCAGCGTCACATTGATCGCCACCTTGCGCCGGCTTCTCAAAGCTGCCGGCCGTGAATCGGATATCAAAGTCACCCGCACGCTCTGCATGGGCCGTTGTGGAGAGGGGCCGACGGTGGCCGTCTATCCCGACGGCATTTGGTACCGAGGGGTGCAAGAGACGGATGCCAGGGAGCTGGTCGATGAGCATCTGTTGCGAGACCGCCTCGTGGGCCGTCTGGTCGATAACATCATGCAGTAG